Proteins from one Geobacter sp. genomic window:
- a CDS encoding peptidyl-prolyl cis-trans isomerase — protein MTESTNPKVLMETSMGPVTIELFKEKAPISVRNFLSYVNDGYYDGLTFHRVISTFMIQGGGMDADMQPKKTKFAIKNEAANGLSNLRGTLAMARTNVVDSATSQFFINVVDNKFLDHQGKKPEQYGYAVFGQVVEGMDVVDAIKQVKTTSKAGHTDVPAEPVMINSIRLMEE, from the coding sequence ATGACCGAATCGACCAATCCCAAGGTCCTGATGGAAACCTCCATGGGTCCGGTGACCATCGAACTCTTCAAGGAGAAGGCCCCCATCTCCGTGCGCAACTTCCTCTCCTATGTCAATGACGGCTACTACGACGGCCTCACCTTTCACCGCGTGATCAGCACCTTCATGATCCAGGGAGGGGGCATGGACGCCGACATGCAGCCGAAAAAGACCAAGTTCGCCATCAAGAACGAGGCGGCCAACGGGCTCTCCAACCTGCGGGGCACCCTGGCCATGGCCCGCACCAACGTGGTGGACAGCGCCACCTCCCAGTTCTTCATCAACGTGGTGGACAACAAGTTCCTCGACCACCAGGGGAAAAAGCCGGAACAGTACGGCTACGCCGTCTTCGGCCAGGTGGTGGAGGGGATGGACGTGGTTGACGCCATCAAGCAGGTGAAGACCACCTCCAAGGCCGGCCATACCGATGTCCCTGCCGAGCCGGTGATGATCAACTCCATCAGGCTCATGGAAGAATAA
- a CDS encoding tetratricopeptide repeat protein: protein MPSPLSPLPVTARQPAFHLLLIVAIGLFAYSDSFIVPFVFDDRWTIVTNPQIRDLSRFFTDPAIFAAFPRRFLGFLTLALNYRLGGLEVAGYHAVNLALHLATALLLYRFCGLLLDLRSAGASCATRLAMLLPPLLFVAHPVQTQAVTYVTQRFSVLATLLYLLSCTLYLSFRRRREAGIPLRRLGPWYGGALLAGLCAMFAKEIAFTLPLAICLLECALFRGTLRQRLCRLGPFLALLSVIPLLTLLSGGHEQELAVLGGASAASSLPTRDAYLTTQPAVLVTYLRLLLLPVNQTLDYDFPLYRSLLAPKVLAGIGLAAALLAAAAMLFRRSMKEPSEDGTPFARQAAIGICWFFLTLAVETIVPLADVINEHRLYLPSIGMALVAGAAAGALAERFSPRPVIAAAVVIVLLLAIATWQRNLTWGDELLLWSDAAAKAPGKARPHYNLGVVLSRRGLLDAAESEFRAALAIDPRHARARYNLGVIRASRGEYAAAQSDYEAALALDPALAEAHNALGSLRAATGNLAQAIASYREAIRLDPSLADARNNLGAALAADGKANAAIVEIESAVRLNPENADYRRNLARAYDLLGLREKAALERARADALKDQSGKRARY, encoded by the coding sequence ATGCCCAGCCCCCTCTCCCCTTTGCCCGTAACGGCGCGACAGCCGGCCTTCCATCTCCTGCTGATCGTCGCAATCGGGCTGTTCGCCTACTCCGACAGCTTCATTGTCCCCTTTGTCTTCGACGACCGCTGGACCATCGTCACCAACCCCCAGATCCGCGATCTCTCCCGCTTCTTCACTGATCCCGCCATCTTCGCGGCCTTCCCGCGCCGTTTTCTCGGCTTTCTCACCCTGGCGCTGAACTACCGTCTGGGGGGGCTGGAGGTTGCCGGCTATCATGCCGTGAACCTTGCCCTGCACCTTGCCACCGCTCTCCTGCTCTACCGGTTCTGCGGGCTGCTCCTCGATCTCCGCTCCGCTGGGGCATCCTGCGCCACCCGGCTGGCCATGCTCCTCCCGCCGCTCCTTTTCGTGGCCCACCCGGTGCAGACCCAGGCGGTCACCTATGTTACCCAGCGGTTCAGCGTCCTGGCCACCCTTCTCTATCTGCTCTCCTGCACCCTCTATCTCTCTTTCCGCCGGCGTCGGGAAGCGGGGATTCCACTTCGCCGGCTCGGGCCCTGGTATGGCGGGGCGCTTCTGGCCGGGCTCTGCGCCATGTTCGCCAAGGAGATCGCCTTTACCCTGCCGCTGGCGATCTGCCTCCTTGAATGCGCCCTGTTCCGCGGCACGCTCCGGCAGCGGCTTTGCCGGCTCGGGCCGTTTCTCGCCCTGCTGTCGGTCATCCCCCTGCTGACCCTGCTGTCCGGCGGCCACGAGCAGGAGCTGGCCGTCCTGGGAGGAGCGTCGGCCGCTTCGTCGCTCCCCACGCGGGATGCATATCTGACCACCCAGCCGGCCGTGCTGGTCACCTATCTGCGGCTCCTGCTGCTGCCGGTCAACCAGACCCTGGACTACGACTTCCCGCTCTACCGCTCGCTCCTGGCGCCCAAGGTGCTGGCAGGGATCGGCCTTGCCGCGGCGCTTCTCGCCGCTGCCGCCATGCTCTTTCGCCGCAGCATGAAGGAGCCCAGTGAAGATGGCACCCCCTTTGCCCGCCAAGCCGCCATCGGCATCTGCTGGTTCTTCCTCACCCTGGCAGTGGAGACAATAGTCCCGCTGGCCGACGTCATCAATGAGCATCGGCTCTACCTTCCGTCAATCGGCATGGCCCTTGTGGCCGGAGCCGCTGCAGGAGCTCTGGCAGAGCGGTTTTCGCCCCGCCCGGTCATTGCAGCAGCCGTCGTCATCGTGCTGCTCCTGGCGATAGCCACCTGGCAGCGCAACCTGACCTGGGGGGACGAGCTTCTCCTCTGGAGCGACGCCGCGGCCAAGGCGCCGGGAAAGGCCCGCCCCCACTACAACCTGGGAGTGGTGCTGAGCCGGCGCGGACTGCTCGATGCCGCCGAGAGCGAATTCCGCGCTGCCCTTGCCATCGACCCCCGCCATGCCCGAGCCCGCTACAACCTGGGGGTGATCCGGGCAAGCCGCGGCGAATACGCTGCGGCCCAAAGCGATTACGAGGCTGCGCTCGCCCTCGACCCGGCGCTGGCCGAGGCCCACAACGCCCTGGGGTCGCTCCGGGCAGCCACCGGCAACCTGGCGCAGGCGATCGCCTCCTATCGCGAGGCGATCCGGCTCGATCCGTCCCTGGCCGACGCCCGCAACAACCTGGGGGCGGCCCTGGCCGCCGATGGCAAGGCGAATGCCGCCATCGTCGAGATAGAGTCCGCCGTCCGCCTCAACCCGGAGAATGCCGACTATCGCCGGAATCTCGCCAGGGCCTACGACCTGCTGGGGTTGCGGGAAAAGGCCGCGCTGGAGCGGGCACGTGCGGATGCACTAAAGGATCAGAGCGGCAAACGAGCCCGTTATTGA
- the tsaA gene encoding tRNA (N6-threonylcarbamoyladenosine(37)-N6)-methyltransferase TrmO: protein MEIQPIGIIHSPHKTKEECPIQPLYSENAEGRVEVFQEYAPGLKDIETFSHLYLLYLFDRGGEVELVRPTFLDDTPHGIYASRHPCRPNGIGMSIVRLLRREDNVLIVDGIDVLDRTPLLDIKPYIPRFDLIAAASNGWVQETTWRPKPGNRE from the coding sequence ATGGAAATCCAGCCCATAGGAATCATTCACTCACCTCACAAGACAAAGGAAGAATGCCCGATTCAGCCGCTCTATTCCGAAAACGCAGAGGGTCGAGTCGAAGTCTTCCAAGAATACGCTCCCGGTCTCAAGGATATCGAAACCTTTTCCCACCTTTATCTGCTGTACCTGTTTGACCGGGGCGGGGAGGTCGAACTGGTCAGGCCTACGTTTCTTGACGACACACCGCACGGTATCTATGCTTCACGTCACCCTTGCCGGCCAAACGGAATCGGCATGTCTATTGTCAGACTCCTGCGCAGGGAAGACAACGTCTTGATTGTCGATGGCATAGATGTTCTCGACAGGACGCCTTTGCTGGATATTAAGCCATACATACCGCGGTTTGATCTCATTGCCGCAGCATCCAATGGGTGGGTGCAGGAAACAACGTGGCGGCCAAAACCGGGCAATCGAGAATAG
- a CDS encoding diguanylate cyclase — translation MRETRAHTAAGEIFAALSHAGFLQGHLLAPFKRQGTGAAAGSSWQYAGNNGVPPLFSRIAEASLAELLDRAQRRSSPQVTRTPAGLYFFALPLGGAPPPWCLACGGVRDARLDLLRVEELAVSLGEDPLRLLEELEALPVATFGSVAELAGRTFALVRLLSGHDLVPAQGPEGDELLRLVLELSSELDRAATRDDVIALLAESLGILFDLQGVATILPAEGGPGWQVCPAWGAEFTPFALQDQGARHCLGGQGTVRLPVHDLAGFLPSYAGNSGICVPLLEGDATLGALLLVGERLRGNDLLMQELLIGRAAARIAGVQRERQQAEQVERAERLVQIFTELTLVEGMEELCRNVLERGAKLVGARSGSLMLLDRQKEFLTIAAVKGMHPMLARRFTVKLGSGIAGQVALTGQPVLVNDIVNDERFTIGHRSRFKTGSLISLPLSCRDETVGVLNLADRADQTPFGNDDLELLTRLATHAAGLLLRMKSHEGVRLLERLSITDPLTELYNRRFLERRMDEELSRSVRNGLRLSVMMLDLDNFKLYNDLCGHPAGDLALRKVAQLLQRSVREMDVVTRYGGEEFCILLPDTPNVDAHFVAERIRYAIEHELFAGEEGLPSSTLTISIGIATYPDNGATAADLISTADVALYQAKAEGRNRIVSSLDLPTASRFRIVAPATQQTH, via the coding sequence ATGCGTGAAACCAGGGCACATACGGCGGCAGGGGAGATCTTTGCCGCGTTGAGCCATGCCGGCTTTCTACAGGGGCACCTCCTGGCGCCGTTCAAGCGCCAGGGGACCGGTGCGGCCGCAGGTTCTTCCTGGCAGTATGCCGGCAACAACGGGGTGCCGCCGCTCTTTTCCCGCATCGCCGAAGCTTCCCTTGCCGAACTGCTCGACCGTGCCCAGCGCCGCTCAAGCCCCCAGGTAACCAGGACCCCGGCCGGGCTCTATTTCTTTGCCCTGCCCCTGGGAGGTGCGCCCCCCCCCTGGTGCCTGGCCTGCGGCGGGGTGCGCGATGCCCGCCTCGACCTGTTGCGGGTGGAAGAGCTGGCCGTCAGCCTGGGCGAAGACCCGCTTCGCCTTCTGGAAGAGCTGGAAGCCCTGCCCGTTGCCACCTTCGGTTCCGTTGCGGAACTGGCAGGCCGCACCTTTGCCCTGGTCCGCCTCCTGAGCGGGCATGATCTCGTGCCGGCCCAGGGGCCTGAGGGGGATGAACTGCTCCGCCTGGTGCTGGAATTGTCGTCAGAGCTCGACCGGGCAGCCACCCGCGACGATGTCATTGCCCTTCTGGCCGAATCCCTGGGAATTCTCTTCGATCTGCAGGGGGTCGCAACCATCCTTCCTGCCGAGGGCGGTCCGGGCTGGCAGGTCTGCCCGGCCTGGGGGGCGGAGTTCACCCCGTTTGCCCTGCAGGATCAAGGTGCGCGCCACTGTCTCGGCGGCCAGGGGACGGTCCGTCTGCCTGTGCACGACCTGGCCGGCTTTCTCCCCTCCTATGCCGGCAACAGCGGGATCTGCGTGCCGTTACTGGAGGGTGACGCGACCCTGGGCGCCCTGCTGCTGGTCGGAGAACGGTTGCGGGGCAACGATCTCCTCATGCAGGAGCTTCTGATCGGCCGAGCGGCTGCCCGGATCGCGGGAGTTCAGCGAGAGCGGCAGCAGGCCGAACAGGTGGAGCGCGCCGAGCGGCTGGTGCAGATCTTCACGGAACTGACTCTGGTGGAGGGGATGGAGGAGCTCTGCCGCAACGTTCTGGAGCGGGGAGCCAAGCTGGTGGGGGCGCGCTCGGGCTCGCTCATGCTCCTGGACCGGCAGAAGGAATTCCTCACCATTGCGGCGGTGAAGGGGATGCATCCGATGCTGGCACGGCGTTTCACCGTGAAGCTGGGGAGCGGCATTGCCGGTCAGGTGGCCCTGACCGGGCAGCCGGTGCTGGTGAACGATATCGTCAACGACGAGCGGTTCACCATCGGGCACCGTTCCCGCTTCAAGACCGGCTCCCTCATCAGCCTGCCGTTGTCGTGCCGCGACGAAACGGTCGGGGTGCTCAACCTGGCCGACCGCGCTGATCAGACCCCGTTTGGCAACGACGACCTGGAACTGCTGACCAGGCTGGCGACCCATGCCGCCGGACTGCTCCTGCGGATGAAGAGCCATGAAGGGGTGCGGCTTCTGGAGCGTCTTTCCATCACCGATCCGCTCACCGAGCTTTACAACCGGCGCTTTCTGGAGCGACGGATGGACGAGGAGCTTTCCCGCAGCGTGCGCAATGGCCTGCGGCTCAGCGTGATGATGCTCGACCTGGACAATTTCAAGCTCTATAACGATCTCTGCGGCCATCCGGCCGGCGACCTGGCGCTGCGGAAGGTGGCGCAGCTCCTGCAACGGTCGGTGCGGGAGATGGACGTGGTGACGCGCTATGGCGGCGAGGAATTCTGCATCCTCCTCCCCGATACCCCTAACGTGGATGCCCATTTTGTCGCGGAGCGGATCCGCTACGCCATCGAGCACGAACTCTTTGCCGGCGAGGAAGGGCTCCCGTCCAGCACCCTCACCATCAGCATCGGCATCGCCACCTACCCGGACAACGGAGCCACCGCCGCCGATCTCATCTCCACTGCCGATGTGGCCCTCTACCAGGCAAAGGCCGAAGGCCGCAACCGGATCGTCTCCAGCCTGGATCTCCCGACTGCCAGCAGGTTCCGGATCGTCGCACCCGCCACCCAGCAGACCCACTGA
- a CDS encoding MBL fold metallo-hydrolase → MKRFVVLWICVVTVVCGGATSALAELTKIADNVYSYVGVKEAGPATSFAANAGIVVGRDGILVIDTLISAKEGERFLADIRKVSDKPIRYVVNTHTHLDHAFGNCVFARLGAIVISHDADRRLLAGMGEEILRNIAGYGLKPEDMAGTEIVLPTLTFNDTVSIDLGDETVDLIRLAPSHTEGSTVVYLPARKIMFAGDILFTDFHPYLADGDIAGWTRTLDALQAMDVERIIPGHGPLSTKKDLQVMKDYLLLFDAKARELTATSKDADAVAAEMKKVLPKRAQAEWMIAYNLKKRYLKP, encoded by the coding sequence ATGAAGCGGTTCGTAGTTCTCTGGATCTGCGTGGTAACGGTTGTCTGTGGCGGGGCCACATCTGCCCTGGCGGAGCTGACCAAGATTGCCGATAACGTCTATTCCTACGTCGGCGTGAAAGAGGCAGGCCCTGCCACCAGCTTTGCCGCCAACGCCGGCATCGTCGTCGGCCGGGACGGCATCCTGGTGATCGACACCCTCATCTCCGCCAAGGAAGGAGAGCGCTTCCTGGCCGACATCCGCAAGGTATCGGACAAGCCGATCAGGTACGTGGTCAACACCCATACCCACCTGGATCATGCCTTTGGCAACTGCGTCTTTGCCCGGCTGGGCGCCATCGTGATCTCCCACGACGCCGACCGCCGGCTCCTGGCAGGGATGGGGGAAGAGATCCTCCGGAATATCGCCGGCTACGGCCTGAAGCCCGAGGATATGGCCGGGACGGAGATTGTCCTGCCCACCCTTACCTTCAATGACACGGTGAGCATCGACCTGGGGGACGAGACCGTTGACCTGATCCGCCTGGCCCCCTCCCACACCGAGGGGAGCACGGTCGTCTACCTGCCGGCCCGGAAGATCATGTTTGCCGGCGACATCCTCTTCACCGATTTCCATCCCTACCTGGCCGACGGCGACATCGCCGGCTGGACCAGGACCCTCGACGCCCTCCAGGCCATGGACGTGGAGCGGATCATCCCCGGTCACGGCCCGCTCTCCACCAAGAAGGACCTGCAGGTGATGAAGGACTACCTCCTCCTGTTCGACGCCAAGGCGCGCGAGCTGACAGCCACCTCGAAGGATGCCGACGCGGTCGCGGCAGAGATGAAAAAGGTCCTGCCCAAGCGGGCCCAGGCCGAGTGGATGATCGCCTACAACCTGAAGAAGCGCTATCTGAAGCCGTGA
- a CDS encoding TldD/PmbA family protein has protein sequence MLETMDIRSILCRALANGGEFADLYFEEGTATGVSCEDGRIERVISGSDRGVGIRVIADLRTAYAYTNEVTERALMELAETVSRAVQGRRFEGAIDLRSRVVGPGFPILEPPDLVPLEERVELVRLADRVARGVDPRIRQVTVSYRDGGSRSQIANSLGEFVENNRTGVVFAVQAVAADGGVIQTGYEPVGGFCGLEILRTHPVEEIARTAARRAVMMLEARKAPGGMMPVVLSSEAGGTMVHEAIGHGLEGDLVQAGVSMYTGKIGTVVASPLVTVVDDSTIPNARGSFSFDDEGVPAQRTVLVENGVLKGYLSDRLTAMKTGQASTANGRRESYQTKPIVRMTNTLIAPGSTPPEEVVREATHGLFVRKMGGGQVNTVTGDFVFEVTEGYLIENGTIGEPVRGATLTGSGPAVLQNIVRVGSDLGFGIGTCGKDGQGVPVSDAQPTLLISEITVGGAA, from the coding sequence GTGCTTGAAACCATGGATATACGGAGTATCCTTTGCCGCGCCCTTGCCAATGGCGGCGAGTTTGCCGACCTCTATTTCGAGGAGGGGACGGCAACCGGTGTCAGCTGCGAGGATGGCAGGATCGAACGGGTCATTTCCGGTAGCGACAGGGGGGTGGGGATCCGGGTTATCGCGGACCTGCGCACTGCATATGCCTATACCAACGAGGTGACGGAGCGAGCGCTCATGGAGCTGGCCGAGACCGTGAGCCGTGCCGTGCAGGGGCGGCGGTTCGAGGGTGCCATCGATCTTCGCAGCCGTGTCGTCGGTCCGGGGTTCCCGATCCTGGAACCGCCCGACCTGGTGCCGCTGGAGGAGCGAGTGGAGCTGGTCCGCCTGGCCGACCGGGTGGCACGCGGCGTCGATCCGCGCATCCGCCAGGTGACGGTCTCCTACCGCGACGGCGGGTCGCGGAGCCAGATCGCCAACTCGCTGGGCGAATTCGTGGAAAACAATCGCACGGGCGTGGTCTTTGCAGTGCAAGCGGTAGCCGCCGATGGCGGGGTGATCCAGACCGGTTACGAGCCGGTGGGGGGCTTCTGCGGCTTGGAGATTCTCAGGACGCACCCGGTGGAGGAGATTGCCCGGACCGCGGCCCGCAGGGCGGTCATGATGCTGGAGGCCCGCAAGGCTCCCGGCGGCATGATGCCGGTGGTCCTCTCGTCCGAGGCGGGGGGGACCATGGTCCACGAGGCGATCGGCCATGGCCTGGAAGGAGACCTGGTCCAGGCCGGGGTGTCCATGTACACCGGAAAGATCGGCACTGTGGTCGCCTCGCCGCTGGTCACGGTGGTGGACGATTCCACCATCCCCAATGCCCGGGGCTCGTTCTCCTTCGACGACGAAGGGGTTCCTGCCCAGCGGACCGTGCTGGTGGAGAACGGCGTGCTGAAGGGTTACCTCTCCGACCGCCTCACCGCCATGAAGACCGGCCAGGCATCCACGGCCAACGGCCGGCGCGAGTCGTACCAGACCAAGCCGATCGTCAGGATGACCAACACCCTGATCGCGCCCGGCAGCACACCCCCGGAAGAGGTGGTGCGGGAGGCGACGCATGGCCTGTTCGTCAGGAAGATGGGGGGCGGGCAGGTGAACACGGTCACCGGCGACTTTGTCTTCGAGGTCACTGAGGGCTACCTGATCGAAAACGGGACGATCGGCGAACCGGTACGCGGGGCAACCCTCACCGGCAGCGGGCCGGCTGTTCTGCAGAATATCGTCCGGGTCGGCAGCGATCTCGGTTTCGGCATCGGCACCTGCGGCAAGGATGGCCAGGGGGTGCCGGTATCCGATGCCCAGCCGACCCTGCTGATTTCCGAGATTACTGTTGGCGGGGCAGCCTGA
- a CDS encoding redoxin domain-containing protein, which yields MTALCLTSGLAAAGESLMTSHHQMMAPQQAKVGEPAPGFSLEAVVGTEQGKEFKQVSLSDYAGTWLVLFFYPADFTFVCPTEIKGFNESVAKFKELGAAVVGASTDSKFSHLAWIKSGALGDLKYPLLADFNKETARRYGILDEKQGIALRGLFIIDPQGVLQYQVVHNTDVGRSVDETIRVLEALQSGSLCPLGWKPGQKTLGGKPK from the coding sequence ATGACGGCACTCTGCCTGACCTCCGGTCTTGCCGCTGCCGGCGAGTCGCTCATGACGTCGCATCACCAGATGATGGCGCCGCAGCAGGCGAAGGTAGGGGAGCCGGCCCCCGGTTTCTCTCTTGAGGCGGTGGTCGGCACGGAACAGGGCAAGGAATTCAAGCAGGTCAGCCTCTCCGACTATGCCGGCACTTGGCTGGTCCTCTTCTTCTACCCGGCCGATTTCACCTTTGTCTGCCCGACCGAGATCAAGGGGTTCAACGAAAGCGTCGCCAAGTTCAAGGAGCTGGGAGCTGCCGTCGTGGGGGCATCCACGGATAGCAAGTTTTCGCACCTGGCATGGATCAAGAGCGGAGCGCTGGGGGATCTCAAATATCCGCTGCTGGCGGACTTCAACAAGGAGACCGCCCGCCGCTACGGCATCCTCGATGAAAAACAGGGGATAGCCCTGCGTGGCCTCTTCATCATCGACCCCCAGGGGGTGCTGCAGTACCAGGTGGTGCACAACACCGATGTGGGGCGGAGCGTCGACGAGACCATCCGGGTGCTGGAGGCGCTGCAGAGCGGTTCACTCTGTCCGCTGGGATGGAAACCGGGGCAGAAGACGCTCGGCGGCAAGCCGAAGTAG